DNA sequence from the Kazachstania africana CBS 2517 chromosome 4, complete genome genome:
TCGTACGCCAAAGGTATTAAAGATTTAACTTTTGTCTTCTATTATATGAtctttttcactttcttacgtgaatttttattagaCATTGTCATTCGTCCATTACCAAAACTACTAAATGTCACTTCAAGACATAGAAGTAATAGAATTAGAGAACAAACTTTTTATATCATCTATTATGGATTTTCCAGTCCATTCGGCCTGTACGTAATGTATCATTCAGATCTTTGGTTATTTAGAACTGATACAATGTACAAAACTTATCCAGATATTACCATCCCGTACCTATTTAAATTGTTTTATTTAGGTCAAGCTGCATTTTGGGCTCAACAATCTTGCGTCCTTGTGTTACAATTAGAAAAGCCAAGAAAGGACCATAAAGAAATGGTTTTCCATCATATTGACACTCTATTATTAATTTGGTTATCCTATACTTTCCATTTCACGAAGATTGGCTTAGCAGTCTATATTACAATGGACATCTCCGACCTTCtactttcattttcaaagacTGCTAACTACTTAGATTCGGTATTAACCCCcccaattttctttatatttgtcGTCACCTGGATTTATTTACGTCATTATATTAACCTTAAAATCCTTTGGTCAGTTATCACTGAATTCCGTACAGTTGGTGACTATACTTTGAATTTCGCTACACAACAGTACAAATGTTGGATTTCACAACCTTTTGTAATAGTGTTGATGTCCGCTTTACAAATCTTAAATCTATACTGGTTATTCTTGATCTTCAGAATTCTTTATAGAATGGTTTGGAAAGGTATCACTGAAGACACAAGAAGTGACAACGAATCTAATGATGACAGTGCTTCGGATGAAACTAGTAGTGCCACTGAAGATGCTACTACTCTCATCGTAGAAACTAAGAAGGAGgaataaaaaggaaaaattcaaagtttgtaatcttatatatctttttttattttattttgtcAACTTAgacaaaatgaaaaataacaatCCTATAGCTGTTAAGCAAGTATTATTTCAAGTTATCCTCATCAACTTAGAGTGCTTTCTTTCATCTTATATGCTTGGCATCATGTACTGATGTTCTTCACCACCTTTTactcttttttcttatcCCGACAATacatagatatatatacacatataTTTCATCTTaggaaaaaagagaaaaaaatttaaattgagtacattatatatttatcatATAAGGATAATAATCATACTTCTGCTATTATCTATTTTACAACACTGATTAAGTTTAAATCATAAATTTCCACTTTAAAATCCCTATTAAACTTatttttaatcttttttgtTGAGAGTATCAAGTCTAAtaccaatttctttcacTTTCCTTTCTCCATCATGAGTAGCGATAATGACTTTGGAAATGAAACAGATGACTATATAATGGATGATCACAGTGAAGATGAGCAGTACTATGATCCAGAAAGTGACCATTTATCTTCCAGTAACGAAGAACATACTTACTACAGTCATGACCATGAAGATTCATATGATGATGCCTTTGATCATCGCCCTGATAGCATTACAGATAGTCAAGACGAAGATGCCATACATCAAGAAGCTGAACACGAACATGATAGTGATGAGGAAGAGTCTGCATTCAGAGGGACTTTCAATTCACAGACATTTTTAAACAATCTAAGAAATGTACAACAAGGTGATCGTCAAAATGTCAATTTATCAGAGGTTATACCAGAATTACTAAACATGTTAGGTGGTAGAAGACCA
Encoded proteins:
- the KAFR0D03370 gene encoding TLC domain-containing protein (similar to Saccharomyces cerevisiae LAG1 (YHL003C) and LAC1 (YKL008C); ancestral locus Anc_2.501); protein product: MMSPSKNRFSLTHSSGSNSSSSSGNNNLKVRSRPRRASSVGRIDLGDTVPGLGTMFESKESRTAAQQRMQKLSEVTKNDLDLIKKIWLSFREMNYRHTWITPLIILIAVYSAYFTSGNLTETNPLHMFVAISYQIDDTDSYAKGIKDLTFVFYYMIFFTFLREFLLDIVIRPLPKLLNVTSRHRSNRIREQTFYIIYYGFSSPFGLYVMYHSDLWLFRTDTMYKTYPDITIPYLFKLFYLGQAAFWAQQSCVLVLQLEKPRKDHKEMVFHHIDTLLLIWLSYTFHFTKIGLAVYITMDISDLLLSFSKTANYLDSVLTPPIFFIFVVTWIYLRHYINLKILWSVITEFRTVGDYTLNFATQQYKCWISQPFVIVLMSALQILNLYWLFLIFRILYRMVWKGITEDTRSDNESNDDSASDETSSATEDATTLIVETKKEE